ATAAATAGAATATACTAGAATTATGGcggaagaagggaaagaggaaaaaagaaaagggaaaatggaATTTAAAAAACAGTTAAGAGACGTTGGTCCCCCAAAACTGACGCATAGCTTTAGAGGAGGAGAATAGAGCTGACTTAGTCTTCTCTCTAACGATATCGCCGTTAATCTTAAATGGAATTGTGTGTTCGAGTGTTTCACGCCCTCAAACCCTCGTCTCTCTCCATCACCCTCTTTGCTGTGTTACGTGACGCGGCACCAGGGTGATCGATCCatccttcttcccttccctaCCCTTTGTCTCACAGAAATCCCATTAAAACTCGCTCCCAACTTACACTTCGCCTGCTCCTCCGAACCCTTTCCATAAGGGAAGGCAgaagccataaaaaaaaattttaaaaacatgtTTGATCAACCTCCTCATTGAGGGTCTGAAtcaaggtctttctctctctcctgtctctctctctctttctttccctgtAATAACTATAATTACAACAGGGAAATGTCGCGGACACTGGCactattattcttctttttgttcttaaTCACTTTCGAGATTGGTACAGCCCAGGATTACGACTACGCCGGCGATAAACCACCCACACCTCCAGCACCGCCACCTGCACAAGATAGCTGTTCTGGGATCTTTTTAAATTATGAGTTTTTATATCGAGAGAAAGAGTATCCCCACGTTAAGAATGCAACGGCGCAGGCATGGGCTTTTAAATCAACTGCAACTATATTCAATGCTGGGGATGTGGAACTAAAGGGTTGGAAGATATTTATTGGGTTTCAACATAAAGAGATTCTTATTGCAGCGAGTAATGCAGTTATTTTTGACGGTGATGATTTGCCGGTGAAGGTCGGAAATGGGACACACCTAGTTGGATATCCTCAGACGGATTTGAAGACATCTATTGATACAGCAAATGATATGACTCAGATTCAGGCGAAGATTGAGATGACTGGAACTCAGTTTGGGGTGAAACCACCTGGTATTCCAATGCCTAAGACTATACGACTTGAAACTGATGGCTACAAGTGTCCTGCACCAATCAAAAAGAGTtagttttcctttcctttcctttcctttcctttcttcatcttcaatgaattatcatctctccctctcttagaGAGGTTGATAACAACCACCCCAATTCATCTCACACCATCTACTGGATGTGATTCTCACACCCCATATATGGACGGTGTAAGATGGAGTGAGGTGGTTAGCTGCCGGAGGGGATCCCCAAATGGGTCAGTACCAATGAAATAGAATCTCCACCCCCAACCAACACACAGCTATAAATAAGGGAGATTTCATTTCATTGGTGCTCACCCATGTGGGGAGACACCCCACATGGGTAGAGAATCTAGGCATTCGCGGATGCATTGCATTGCATTGCATTCCATTGTCTTCTATCAACTAGGAACCTCTCGTTCATCTCTTCtcagttttttatatttttaatcaatgccataaaaaattacatggtGCACATTcttgttctattttattttattttattttattttatttgaatgGAAAAAAGTTGGGCACATTGCTGGGGTgcttagcttgtggcactctttctcttttatctttGAAATTGACCCCATGCCCTCCCATTCCAACCTCTTTATTGGTTGAGCTGCTATCTATAAGAAAGCTAGCCGTGTGCCCAACCTCTAtccttttttaataattaatcctagctcctcctctcttcttccttttcgtTCTCTTCTTGACTTTAatcccacctctctctctctctctctcttgggatGCAAAGATGAGAATCATGTTAGTTTTTTTGTGGGATTGATTAAAgaaaataaggggaaaagaacCTTGCCGGTTTGACTTAGGAAACACCGAGACACAATAGATGCAAAATGATtgaactcccccccccccccccactcctATATGCACTAAAGATGCATTAGCCTAGAAGACCAAGTAGggttttttcacccaaaaataacTGGGAAGAAATAAATGAGAGCTACCTGGTTAATGTAAGATAATGGAAACCATACTTCTTATTTCGGAATCGTATTCAAATACCTATAAATCTCCATATTAATTGTGCTACTCATATCCAATGTGGAATTATATACTTTTGTGATCCAATAATACTAAGGTAACTAATGAAGTATTTTTGTTTGGgattgatttctgttttgttccaCAGAAACTGAAATGCACGTCTGTTGTAAGAAGGACCCAAAATTCAAGGCCAAGAAACCTAAATCAGTGAAGTTCTTGCCTCGTCAAGAAGGTGATCTATCTATGACCTATGATATTATCCAAGCAAACGAAGGGAACTATATGGCCCAGGTAACCATGGAGAACAACCACCCTCTAGGACgtctagaccattggaacttaacttgggaatggaTGAGAGGAGAGTTCATATACAGTATGAAAGGAGCCTATACTCACCTGAAAGATCCTTCTGACTGCCTTTACGGCCCTGCCGGACAATTCTACAAGGATTTCGACTTCAGTACTGTCATGAATTGCGAAAAAAGACCAGTCATATCTGATCTTCCTGCTGATAGAGCCAAGGATGAGAAAATTGGAAACGTGCCTTACTGTTGTAGAAATGGTACTCTCCTACCAACAACCATGGATGAGAGCAAAACCAAATCTGTTTTCCAATTGCAGGTCTTTAAGATCCAACCAGATATGAACAGAACTGCTCTGTTTCCACcccaaaaatggaaaatcaatGGTGTTCTGAATCCAGATTACAAATGTGGTGCTCCAATTAGAGTTGACCCAACAGAAACTCCAGACCCAAGTGGGCTTGACACAACCACTGAAGCTATTGCAAGTTGGCAAGTAGTCTGCAACATCACTAAGCCTAAGGGCACAGCCTCTCATTGTTGTGTCTCCTTCTCTGCTTTCTACAATGACTCTGTCATCCCCTGTAATACATGTGCCTGTGGTTGTCCTGACAATGATACTTGCAATCCAAATGCCAAAGCTATGCTTCTTCCTCCTGAAGCTCTTCTTGTTCCCTTCGACAACAGAACTGCGAAAGCCAAGGCTTGGGCTAAACTGAAGCACTATCCTGTTCCCCGTAAATTACCCTGTGCTGATAACTGTGGAGTTAGCATAAATTGGCATATTTCCTCTGATTACAGAAAAGGATGGACAGCTCGTATCACTCTTTTCAATTGGGAAGAAATCAATTTTGAAGATTGGTTTACTGCAATTCAAATGAACAAGGCTTACCCTGGTTACGAAAACGTCTACTCATTTAATGGAACAAAAATTCCAGAACTGGACAATACCATCTTCTTCCAGGGATTACCAGGTCTGACTTTCCTGATGGGAGAGACGAATGGAACAGATCCTAAAAGTGGCCCAAGGGTACCAGGTAAGCAACAATCAGTGATTTCATTCTCCAAGGCCAAGACACCGGGGATTAATATAGTAAAAGGAGATGGGTTCCCTACAAAAGTGTTTTTTAATGGAGAAGAATGTTCCCTTCCTACAGTATTTCCTAAAGGAGATGGCCATCGATCTCATGTTAGCCTTGTACCCATAATTTTCCTTACAATAATGAGCTTTGTGCTTATGAATGATCACCTACACCTACAGTGATGAattcatgatgatgatgatgatgatcattcATTCAGATTTTTATCATACTTTGGGAGTCTAATTCTTGGGTATTGTTCCTCTTGTGACAGCAAGCAGATTCATTAAGTCTTCACTCTGTCCAGAAatagtttgtttgttttgatttttgtattcAGTAATTCGAATTTTAGTTGCAGAATTCACAATACCCGCATGAACCTCATTCTGATTTCTCTTTAAGCCTCTTTCTCAAGTTATTAATCTCTGTAAGTTTGAGGGGGAGGCGGGTGGATTGAACAATGGAACCATGAACAAGATTGGATATCCAAGAAGGTTTCGATGATGAGTTGAACCCCTGAAGCACACAGAAGAGGCTCTAGCAAATATAAGCTCTTCAAGGAAGGAAATATTGTAGTGTGTACCTACCTGCAAGTTCTATATACAAAATGAAAATGGATTTTTATATTGTAAGCAAAAGGGTTTCTtccatgccttttttttttttccccctccaaGAGGTTTGTAGGTGGCCAGCATTCTTGTCTTGCTTCTGGAGACAAGCTTTGTTTGATTTCCCAGTCCATGAATGGAAATGTTGTATTCTATGTAAAGGCTGGCTAATGGGAAAGACAATTTTAGGCTCAACTTACAATTAGATACTAGATCTTAAAACTATTTATTTCAAGTCCTATAGTTTGGTATTGCAATTTAACTTCCTTACTCCCTaggcattttttttgtttttgcgtAAAACAAAATTTATTCATTAGAGCGTAGAGAATGCACAATTGTTGGGTCAGAAGACTCCTTCAATCATGGAGTGAAATTTGATTAACGATAAAACTACTTAGACCCGCATATTTCCTActaattttctttccaaatcATTCAAACTGAAGCCATCCTTGAATCCAAGACTAAATTGAAATATTTGGGTCTAGAATCCAATGTGAAAGCACTACCAAACCAAACTGATTGGGCAAAGGGGCATTGTAAACAAAATATGAGCTGGATTCCTTTGTAAAGCCACAACGTTGACATTGGGAGATCAATAGGAACTTGTTGTTGAGCCAATCCCTCTCCAAAAGCCAACTGGTATATGAAGAAGTATAGTTTCCCCATCGTGCCTAAAACATATTccttataaaaggaaaaatcttgttTAAACAGCCCGACCCCATCCTTATTGTTGTTGCAGATTCCCACACAACTCAGACCTG
The DNA window shown above is from Macadamia integrifolia cultivar HAES 741 unplaced genomic scaffold, SCU_Mint_v3 scaffold_218A, whole genome shotgun sequence and carries:
- the LOC122071403 gene encoding COBRA-like protein 10; protein product: MSRTLALLFFFLFLITFEIGTAQDYDYAGDKPPTPPAPPPAQDSCSGIFLNYEFLYREKEYPHVKNATAQAWAFKSTATIFNAGDVELKGWKIFIGFQHKEILIAASNAVIFDGDDLPVKVGNGTHLVGYPQTDLKTSIDTANDMTQIQAKIEMTGTQFGVKPPGIPMPKTIRLETDGYKCPAPIKKKTEMHVCCKKDPKFKAKKPKSVKFLPRQEGDLSMTYDIIQANEGNYMAQVTMENNHPLGRLDHWNLTWEWMRGEFIYSMKGAYTHLKDPSDCLYGPAGQFYKDFDFSTVMNCEKRPVISDLPADRAKDEKIGNVPYCCRNGTLLPTTMDESKTKSVFQLQVFKIQPDMNRTALFPPQKWKINGVLNPDYKCGAPIRVDPTETPDPSGLDTTTEAIASWQVVCNITKPKGTASHCCVSFSAFYNDSVIPCNTCACGCPDNDTCNPNAKAMLLPPEALLVPFDNRTAKAKAWAKLKHYPVPRKLPCADNCGVSINWHISSDYRKGWTARITLFNWEEINFEDWFTAIQMNKAYPGYENVYSFNGTKIPELDNTIFFQGLPGLTFLMGETNGTDPKSGPRVPGKQQSVISFSKAKTPGINIVKGDGFPTKVFFNGEECSLPTVFPKGDGHRSHVSLVPIIFLTIMSFVLMNDHLHLQ